Proteins encoded within one genomic window of Dehalococcoidia bacterium:
- the ileS gene encoding isoleucine--tRNA ligase yields the protein MANQNTAYNPVPSQINLPQLEQEILDYWQKIQILDEVENIRSHSPIFVFYEGPPTANGSPGIHHVLSRSFKDVILRFKTMQGYRPLRRGGWDTHGLPVELEVEKELGLSSKQEIENFGIQEFNQKCRESVFKYVSEWESMTDRVGVWLDMDNAYVTYHNSYIETAWEIFKRLWDQGLMYEGYKVTPHCPRCVTSLSSHEVALGYKDNTPDPSVFVRFRLSKNQDSHASDAILKKIGFEAGSWPNGTPSFIAWTTTPWTLTANAALAVGPNEKYVLCTSTVSQELAIVASNLKTKVLGDEWDPIVEFSGTELAGIQYDPPYSSLPINTHTYRVLTAAYVTTDDGTGIVHTAVAYGAEDAELGKAHGIETFHTVDLKGTLQSPFPGGGKFVKDADKEIIKDLMNRELLFKDTSPYLHTYPFCWRCNTPLLYYAKASWYIQTTSKKEAMVQGNRAIKWVPEHIQEGRFGEWLRNNIDWSVSRERYWGTPIPIWRCQDDSEHLKVIGSKIELQSQCNNSENIDFINLDLHKPFIDQIKINCNQCTGIMERIPEVADAWFDSGAMPFAQWNYPVTLKGPDSNPITLNNIDDLIESPFFPANYITEAVDQTRGWFYSLLALSTLIADKPSFESCLVLGLILDGKGEKMSKSKGNVVNPWDVVSEHGADALRWYLFTAAPASEARRFSTELVQETLRQFILTLWNTYSFFTTYANIDNFDADKYSSFWKTETGSPDLAELPPNELDKWIISELNELVKQVSNDLDEINPTSAGRKIQDFVDLLSNWYVRRSRRRFWKSENDDDKIWAYVSLYSCLLTVSKLIAPLAPFISDAIFQNLAPKNSPKSVHLSDFPVSNELLIDNELSRAVRLAKRIASLGRSARSKGKIKVRQPLASLLVRPRPEDSALIPLVENQIREELNVKTISIASAEDIGNYVIKPNLPVLGPKLGSTLSKVRAGIESANASLLMQSLAKDGSVVIEQSNLLAEDLLIELQPKDDVIASMESSSDGLIVGINTLITEDLLDEGFTREIIHRIQNMRKSAGLKIEDRIVCYIDCTHSHSSNALRKHASYLKEETLSDTLHFETPTQNAYSEQHEIEGVILNIGITKTEVKIL from the coding sequence ATGGCTAACCAAAACACAGCCTACAATCCCGTTCCCAGCCAAATCAACTTACCTCAGCTTGAACAGGAAATTCTTGATTATTGGCAAAAAATTCAGATCCTTGATGAAGTTGAAAATATACGCTCGCATTCACCAATTTTTGTTTTCTATGAAGGGCCTCCTACTGCAAACGGTAGTCCAGGAATTCATCATGTACTTTCTCGTTCATTTAAAGATGTCATTCTGCGATTCAAAACAATGCAAGGCTATCGGCCGCTTCGGAGAGGTGGATGGGATACACACGGATTACCAGTTGAGCTCGAGGTAGAAAAAGAACTGGGTCTTTCTTCCAAGCAAGAAATTGAGAACTTTGGAATACAAGAATTTAATCAAAAGTGTCGTGAGAGTGTATTCAAATATGTCTCAGAGTGGGAGTCCATGACAGATCGCGTAGGCGTCTGGCTAGATATGGATAACGCTTACGTCACTTATCACAATTCCTATATTGAAACTGCATGGGAGATTTTTAAAAGATTATGGGACCAAGGCCTTATGTACGAAGGCTATAAAGTTACTCCCCACTGTCCAAGATGCGTAACTAGTTTAAGCTCCCATGAAGTTGCACTAGGGTATAAGGACAATACGCCCGACCCTAGTGTGTTTGTCAGATTCCGATTATCTAAGAATCAAGATTCACATGCATCGGACGCCATTCTAAAGAAAATAGGTTTCGAGGCAGGAAGTTGGCCTAACGGCACACCTTCCTTTATAGCTTGGACCACAACTCCATGGACATTAACTGCCAACGCAGCATTAGCAGTCGGGCCAAATGAAAAATATGTACTTTGTACAAGTACCGTATCGCAAGAACTTGCTATTGTTGCATCTAATTTAAAGACGAAAGTCCTTGGAGATGAGTGGGATCCAATTGTTGAATTTTCAGGAACCGAACTCGCGGGAATTCAATACGATCCACCATATAGTTCACTACCGATTAATACTCATACTTATCGAGTCTTAACAGCTGCATATGTCACAACTGACGACGGTACGGGCATAGTGCATACTGCCGTGGCATATGGAGCAGAGGATGCTGAATTAGGTAAGGCTCATGGCATTGAAACGTTTCATACTGTTGATTTAAAGGGAACATTACAAAGTCCTTTCCCTGGTGGCGGTAAGTTCGTAAAGGATGCGGATAAGGAAATCATCAAAGATTTGATGAACAGGGAATTGCTTTTCAAAGATACATCTCCTTATTTACACACTTACCCTTTCTGCTGGCGCTGCAACACACCATTGCTGTATTACGCTAAAGCTTCGTGGTACATACAAACTACTTCTAAAAAGGAAGCAATGGTGCAAGGAAATCGCGCTATAAAATGGGTACCTGAACATATTCAAGAAGGAAGGTTCGGTGAATGGTTACGTAATAATATCGATTGGTCAGTGTCCCGTGAGCGATATTGGGGAACGCCTATACCCATATGGAGATGTCAAGACGATAGCGAACATTTAAAAGTAATCGGGTCAAAAATTGAATTGCAAAGCCAGTGTAATAACTCAGAAAATATTGACTTCATCAATCTCGATTTACACAAACCATTCATTGATCAAATAAAGATCAACTGTAACCAGTGCACGGGAATTATGGAGCGCATACCTGAAGTTGCGGATGCATGGTTTGACTCAGGTGCAATGCCATTTGCTCAATGGAACTATCCAGTAACTTTAAAAGGGCCCGATTCAAACCCCATAACACTCAATAATATTGATGATCTAATCGAAAGTCCTTTTTTCCCTGCGAATTATATTACTGAAGCGGTTGACCAAACTCGTGGATGGTTTTATAGCCTCCTTGCACTGTCTACATTAATTGCTGATAAACCTTCTTTTGAAAGCTGCTTGGTTCTAGGCCTCATTCTAGATGGCAAAGGGGAAAAGATGTCCAAATCCAAGGGAAATGTGGTGAACCCTTGGGACGTAGTTTCAGAACACGGTGCGGATGCATTACGGTGGTATCTATTCACAGCAGCTCCAGCTTCAGAAGCACGAAGATTTTCGACAGAACTCGTGCAAGAAACGTTACGGCAATTCATTCTTACTTTATGGAATACATATAGTTTCTTCACGACCTATGCAAATATAGATAATTTCGATGCAGATAAATATTCTTCGTTTTGGAAAACTGAAACAGGAAGCCCTGACTTAGCTGAGCTACCTCCAAATGAACTCGATAAATGGATAATTTCGGAGTTAAACGAGCTGGTCAAGCAAGTTTCTAACGATCTAGACGAAATTAATCCCACTTCAGCAGGGCGTAAAATACAAGACTTCGTAGATTTATTATCAAATTGGTATGTAAGGCGTAGCCGCCGAAGGTTCTGGAAATCAGAAAATGATGATGACAAAATTTGGGCTTATGTCAGTCTATATTCTTGCCTTTTGACAGTTAGTAAGTTGATAGCACCTTTAGCTCCATTTATTTCTGACGCTATTTTCCAAAACCTTGCACCAAAAAACTCACCGAAAAGTGTGCATTTATCTGACTTCCCTGTTTCAAACGAACTTCTAATTGATAATGAACTTTCTCGTGCAGTAAGGCTAGCTAAGCGAATTGCAAGCTTAGGTAGAAGTGCGCGTAGTAAGGGAAAAATTAAAGTAAGGCAACCATTAGCTAGCCTGCTGGTTCGCCCAAGACCTGAAGATAGCGCGCTAATTCCGCTTGTCGAAAATCAAATTCGTGAAGAGCTAAATGTTAAAACAATATCTATTGCTTCTGCAGAAGATATTGGTAATTACGTAATCAAACCAAACCTGCCGGTTCTAGGGCCAAAACTTGGCTCTACACTGAGCAAAGTTCGAGCAGGGATCGAGAGTGCCAATGCCTCGCTACTAATGCAGAGCCTAGCTAAAGATGGAAGCGTAGTTATCGAACAATCCAATTTACTTGCCGAGGATTTACTAATTGAGCTTCAACCAAAAGATGACGTAATTGCAAGTATGGAAAGTTCGTCAGATGGGCTAATCGTAGGGATTAACACTCTTATTACTGAAGATTTACTCGACGAAGGCTTCACCCGAGAAATAATTCATCGAATACAAAACATGAGAAAAAGCGCGGGACTAAAGATTGAAGACCGTATAGTTTGCTATATCGATTGCACCCATTCCCATTCTTCAAATGCACTTAGAAAGCATGCAAGTTACTTAAAAGAAGAAACTTTAAGCGATACTTTGCACTTTGAAACGCCTACACAAAATGCCTATTCGGAGCAACACGAAATTGAGGGGGTCATATTGAATATCGGAATCACAAAG
- the purF gene encoding amidophosphoribosyltransferase → MLASNHESDGPREACGVAGVYLPSLSGYEAASVAFHALFALQHRGQESAGIAASDGRNIRNFTNEGLVSNAFRQEDIERLPGHIAIGHTRYSTTGSSSLLNAQPIVSKSSSVELALAHNGNVINAAAVRERLEIEHGVQCATGTDSEVIAHLLAWAPGNDWSQKIAHLMKTLEGAYSLTVSTADSLLGIRDPHGLRPLALGKYQSGGWVIASESCAFDHVGAQFLREIEPGEAILIDRDGLKSFASPVPEAKKAHCVFEHIYFARPDSILDGVLTHSSRTRMGQELAREHPVDADLVIGVPDSANSAAVGYAQESGIPFSYGLIKNRYVGRTFIEPDQRFRELGVRNKFNPLPEVLSGKKIIVVDDSIVRGTTTPPIVALLRRAGAVEVHMRVCAPPITNPCFFGVDMATKDELIASDRSVEEIREFIGADSLGYLSLDGLHLAINNDRSSEGFCNACFTGNYPIPVQLQLDKLSLERSIPTLSSKENKANH, encoded by the coding sequence ATGCTAGCCAGCAACCATGAATCTGACGGACCACGGGAGGCGTGTGGCGTCGCTGGGGTTTACCTTCCCAGCTTGTCTGGATATGAAGCAGCAAGCGTAGCATTCCATGCGCTTTTTGCACTCCAGCATCGTGGTCAAGAAAGCGCAGGAATTGCTGCATCGGATGGCCGAAATATACGTAACTTTACTAACGAAGGATTAGTTTCCAATGCTTTCCGCCAGGAGGATATTGAGAGGCTTCCTGGTCATATTGCAATTGGTCACACTCGCTATTCAACAACAGGATCAAGCAGCTTGCTAAATGCTCAACCTATTGTTTCTAAGAGCTCAAGCGTTGAATTAGCCTTAGCTCATAACGGGAACGTGATAAATGCTGCAGCTGTTAGGGAACGCCTAGAGATTGAGCATGGCGTCCAGTGTGCCACTGGTACCGATTCTGAAGTTATTGCGCATTTGCTCGCATGGGCTCCTGGCAATGATTGGTCTCAGAAAATTGCGCATTTAATGAAAACTTTAGAGGGAGCTTATTCACTGACGGTATCTACTGCTGACAGTCTTCTTGGAATAAGAGATCCACATGGCTTGCGCCCATTGGCTTTAGGCAAGTACCAGTCTGGAGGATGGGTCATTGCTTCAGAATCTTGCGCGTTTGACCATGTAGGAGCTCAATTTTTACGAGAGATAGAACCTGGTGAAGCAATATTAATTGACCGAGATGGATTGAAAAGCTTTGCATCTCCTGTACCAGAGGCGAAGAAGGCACACTGCGTATTCGAGCATATCTATTTTGCGCGGCCAGATTCAATTTTAGACGGAGTTTTGACCCATAGCTCACGGACACGTATGGGGCAAGAATTAGCTAGAGAGCATCCTGTAGATGCTGATCTCGTGATCGGTGTTCCCGATTCTGCTAATTCTGCAGCCGTGGGATACGCACAGGAATCAGGAATCCCATTTAGTTACGGCCTTATAAAGAATAGGTACGTCGGGAGAACATTTATTGAGCCTGACCAAAGATTTAGAGAACTTGGGGTTAGGAACAAATTTAATCCACTCCCTGAGGTTTTATCAGGTAAAAAAATTATTGTTGTGGATGACAGTATAGTGAGAGGCACTACCACCCCGCCTATCGTTGCTTTGCTTAGAAGAGCTGGCGCAGTTGAAGTTCATATGAGGGTATGTGCACCCCCAATTACTAATCCTTGCTTCTTCGGGGTTGACATGGCTACAAAGGACGAGCTTATTGCATCTGATCGTTCCGTTGAAGAGATCCGAGAATTTATCGGGGCTGATTCTTTAGGGTATTTGAGTTTAGATGGTCTACATCTGGCTATTAATAATGACCGTTCTTCCGAAGGATTTTGTAATGCCTGCTTTACAGGGAACTACCCAATTCCAGTACAATTGCAGTTGGACAAACTTTCATTAGAACGATCTATCCCAACCCTTTCTTCAAAAGAAAACAAGGCTAATCATTGA
- the yidD gene encoding membrane protein insertion efficiency factor YidD has translation MQTFLLSLITLYQKILSPYWPSQCRYTPSCSEYTKQAILEYGVWVGSWIGIKRVVRCNPFGNHGYDPVPDRGSRSNHFHL, from the coding sequence ATGCAAACGTTCTTACTGTCACTGATAACCTTATACCAAAAAATCCTTTCTCCCTATTGGCCAAGTCAATGCCGCTACACTCCGTCATGCTCTGAGTACACTAAACAGGCCATCCTGGAATATGGTGTTTGGGTTGGAAGTTGGATCGGAATAAAACGTGTAGTACGCTGTAATCCGTTTGGAAATCATGGTTACGACCCAGTGCCTGATAGAGGCTCTCGATCTAATCATTTTCATTTGTAA
- a CDS encoding TlyA family RNA methyltransferase produces the protein MPAKRKLRADELLISNGLLVSKESARASILAGEVFSHKGRIEKPGQFLPVDTPVWIKAKRKFVSRGGEKIEGALQDFGIEVTGVKFLDIGASTGGFTDCLLQYGASQSYALDVGRAQLAEKLRHDPRVWYKEGVNARYPFDLPEEVDLIVADVSFISLKLVLLPSLEHLRLNGQILSLIKPQFEASKSKVGNRGIIKDPKVHASVLGEFCLWAIENGLKVLGVRPSVIKGGNGNQEFFALFRKIKR, from the coding sequence ATGCCAGCTAAGAGAAAATTACGTGCAGACGAATTGCTAATCAGTAATGGACTCCTCGTTTCAAAAGAAAGTGCTAGAGCCTCGATATTAGCGGGAGAGGTTTTTTCGCATAAAGGAAGAATAGAAAAACCCGGGCAATTCTTACCGGTAGATACCCCAGTCTGGATAAAAGCAAAGAGAAAGTTTGTAAGTAGAGGCGGTGAAAAAATTGAAGGTGCTTTGCAAGACTTTGGTATAGAAGTTACCGGAGTGAAGTTTTTGGATATAGGCGCATCCACAGGTGGATTTACTGATTGTTTATTACAGTATGGTGCTTCACAGTCGTATGCATTGGATGTGGGCCGTGCTCAATTAGCAGAGAAATTACGCCATGATCCGAGAGTTTGGTACAAAGAGGGAGTCAATGCTAGATATCCCTTTGATCTCCCCGAGGAGGTAGATTTAATAGTTGCCGACGTATCGTTCATATCGTTGAAGTTAGTTCTATTACCTTCTTTGGAGCATTTGAGATTAAATGGACAAATCTTAAGTTTAATAAAACCTCAATTTGAAGCTTCCAAAAGCAAAGTAGGGAATCGCGGTATTATCAAAGATCCTAAGGTTCATGCGAGTGTTTTGGGAGAATTTTGTCTTTGGGCTATCGAAAATGGCTTAAAGGTTTTAGGCGTCCGCCCTTCGGTCATCAAAGGTGGAAATGGAAATCAGGAATTTTTTGCCCTATTCAGAAAAATAAAAAGATAA
- a CDS encoding PQQ-binding-like beta-propeller repeat protein, translated as MSLSIFRKFNLGRLFFGVLLILIAVPILVGCTGQNRNAATQSWSGVAVSNDTTYIGTKDGKLIQLSVEGGIARIAPFEAPQTKQNQGFPAIYGTPTINEDRIYFGTYNGLVVSLNRTDLRDMRSFEIGGNDLTKGIAGSVIVHENRLVVAAAEDANEGRLYVLDSQTLSEICRYPARNEDPIGQLWTTPIAANGVAYFGDLNHYVHSISIADCSTNWVSPTKLGGAVVSPPTILGNNLYLGTFDQYFYEIDLLTGSSKKLFAGENWFWAGSITDGNTFYIPNMDGNIYAYDVGTGRIRWVYPDEPQIDPILAAPVLYEDKLVYATDAGMMVVLDAVSGSRLWDRRVGDSVRSPLTSSENLVFLHSIDETITAIDMETRQLAWARNLEDVR; from the coding sequence TTGAGTCTGAGCATTTTTCGTAAATTTAATTTGGGGCGCTTATTTTTTGGTGTGCTTCTTATCTTGATCGCTGTACCTATACTCGTAGGTTGCACAGGTCAGAATCGTAACGCTGCAACCCAAAGCTGGTCTGGTGTAGCTGTCTCCAACGACACAACTTATATTGGGACTAAGGATGGTAAGCTAATTCAATTATCCGTTGAGGGCGGAATTGCAAGAATTGCGCCCTTTGAAGCACCTCAGACCAAGCAGAACCAAGGCTTCCCTGCAATATACGGAACTCCCACGATAAACGAAGACCGCATTTACTTTGGCACTTACAACGGCCTTGTAGTATCTCTCAATCGTACCGATCTCAGAGACATGCGAAGTTTTGAAATAGGAGGTAATGATCTGACGAAGGGCATTGCAGGCTCGGTAATTGTGCACGAGAACCGCTTAGTGGTAGCTGCTGCGGAAGATGCAAATGAAGGCAGACTCTACGTTCTCGATTCTCAAACACTCTCCGAAATTTGCAGATACCCCGCAAGAAACGAAGATCCTATTGGACAATTATGGACGACCCCAATCGCCGCGAATGGCGTAGCTTATTTCGGAGATTTGAACCATTACGTACATTCAATCTCTATTGCGGATTGCTCCACAAATTGGGTATCGCCAACCAAACTTGGAGGAGCTGTTGTATCGCCGCCGACCATACTAGGTAATAACCTGTATTTGGGCACCTTTGACCAGTATTTTTATGAGATAGACCTTCTCACAGGCTCATCTAAAAAATTATTCGCAGGGGAAAATTGGTTTTGGGCAGGAAGTATTACTGATGGAAATACGTTCTACATTCCCAATATGGATGGGAATATTTATGCTTACGATGTAGGCACGGGTCGTATTCGATGGGTATACCCTGATGAACCTCAAATTGATCCTATACTTGCCGCCCCTGTTTTATATGAAGACAAACTAGTATATGCAACAGATGCAGGAATGATGGTTGTCCTCGATGCTGTAAGTGGCTCGCGCTTGTGGGACCGCCGCGTTGGCGACAGCGTCCGCTCGCCATTAACATCAAGCGAGAATTTAGTCTTTCTACATTCTATCGATGAAACTATTACCGCAATTGATATGGAAACAAGGCAGCTTGCATGGGCTCGCAACTTAGAGGATGTAAGGTAA
- the rnpA gene encoding ribonuclease P protein component produces MSIQRIGREQRLRLKSDFENLRDQGKSRSNTFLVVRTVPNGLKHSRYGFIVSKRTSPLAVNRNRIKRILRDVISRIPLREERDILFIARKSALNATHAELLNATWHLCNKLELLHADGRETTTSKLR; encoded by the coding sequence ATGTCCATTCAACGCATCGGGCGTGAGCAGCGGTTGCGTTTAAAAAGTGACTTCGAGAACCTTCGTGATCAGGGCAAGTCTCGCTCAAACACATTTCTTGTAGTTAGAACTGTACCAAATGGCTTGAAACACTCTAGGTATGGCTTCATTGTAAGCAAACGAACATCGCCATTGGCAGTAAACCGAAACCGTATTAAAAGAATTTTGAGAGATGTAATTAGCAGGATTCCATTGCGCGAGGAACGAGATATCCTGTTTATCGCAAGAAAATCGGCTTTAAATGCCACTCACGCCGAATTGTTAAACGCAACTTGGCATTTGTGCAATAAATTAGAATTGCTTCATGCAGATGGTCGCGAAACTACGACTTCTAAATTAAGATAG
- a CDS encoding Jag N-terminal domain-containing protein, which translates to MEEAIELATLELGVGRDEIEVDVISNGRAGILGIGSEPAKVRVQLITETDGVASDAIHTVREILSLLNVEVSPTIRNSGKQPEERAIIDIQGEDAGLIIGKKGETLRALQMVVNMIINNNNDRSVGVIIDVEKYRDRRYRELRILAERTAQRVRNNDEEIALEPMPAGDRRVIHSTLSEFEGVETISSGEGIQRKVTIRPVENSSSSERKTRQPRRTKGRESTETQQD; encoded by the coding sequence GTGGAAGAAGCGATAGAGCTCGCGACTCTCGAGCTCGGCGTAGGCCGAGACGAAATAGAGGTCGACGTAATTAGTAATGGTAGAGCCGGTATTTTAGGTATTGGCTCTGAACCGGCAAAGGTTCGCGTACAACTAATCACTGAAACCGATGGGGTCGCAAGTGATGCGATACATACGGTACGGGAAATATTGTCATTGCTTAATGTCGAAGTTTCTCCAACCATCCGTAATTCAGGGAAACAGCCGGAAGAGCGTGCAATCATCGACATCCAAGGGGAGGATGCTGGCCTGATTATAGGTAAAAAAGGTGAAACATTACGAGCTCTTCAAATGGTTGTGAATATGATCATCAATAATAATAATGATCGGTCCGTCGGTGTAATAATTGACGTCGAAAAGTATCGAGATCGACGCTACCGAGAATTGCGGATTTTAGCAGAACGTACTGCTCAACGGGTGCGAAATAATGACGAAGAAATTGCCCTAGAACCTATGCCAGCTGGTGACCGGCGAGTTATCCATTCAACTCTCAGCGAGTTTGAAGGCGTTGAAACCATAAGTTCAGGAGAAGGCATACAGCGGAAAGTGACAATACGTCCGGTAGAGAATTCTAGCTCTAGCGAAAGAAAAACTCGTCAGCCAAGGAGAACTAAGGGGCGCGAGTCTACTGAAACGCAACAGGATTAA
- a CDS encoding glycosyltransferase family 2 protein, whose product MPSVDIVIPVLNEEHSLPRCLDMLMDFLGENLDYNWRVVVADNGSTDRTFAVAQQYQNMHPNEIGVIYLSERGRGRALKKAWMESDAQVVSYMDVDLSTDLESFPQLIEAILEEKKHLAWGSRLSRDSMTRRSLSREFISRSYNLLIRMIMGTRFRDAQCGFKALSVETARAIIPQIKDNEWFFDTELLIIAEKNGLKSKEIPVRWTEDPDSRVKVFRTALQDIKGLMRLRFGGIPNVFVPD is encoded by the coding sequence ATGCCTAGTGTAGATATAGTAATTCCTGTATTAAATGAAGAACATTCGCTACCCAGATGTTTAGATATGCTTATGGATTTTTTAGGCGAGAATTTGGATTACAACTGGCGTGTAGTAGTTGCTGACAATGGTTCAACTGATCGTACTTTTGCTGTTGCGCAGCAATACCAGAATATGCATCCTAACGAAATAGGTGTTATCTACTTAAGCGAAAGAGGTAGAGGCCGGGCTTTGAAAAAAGCTTGGATGGAAAGCGATGCCCAGGTCGTTTCGTATATGGATGTAGACTTATCTACTGACCTCGAATCATTTCCTCAGTTGATTGAAGCTATCTTAGAAGAAAAGAAGCATCTTGCATGGGGCTCAAGGCTATCACGGGATTCAATGACCCGCCGTTCTTTGAGTAGGGAATTTATTTCACGGTCCTACAACCTTTTAATTCGTATGATTATGGGGACTCGCTTCAGGGATGCGCAGTGTGGCTTCAAGGCTTTAAGCGTTGAAACTGCGAGAGCTATAATTCCCCAAATTAAAGACAATGAATGGTTTTTCGATACTGAATTATTGATTATCGCCGAAAAAAATGGACTAAAAAGTAAAGAAATTCCAGTCAGATGGACTGAGGATCCAGATTCGCGGGTTAAGGTTTTTCGCACGGCATTGCAAGACATTAAAGGTCTTATGCGACTTCGGTTCGGCGGAATACCTAACGTTTTTGTGCCAGATTAG
- the rpmH gene encoding 50S ribosomal protein L34, which yields MPKRTWQPKKRRRQRRHGFMHRMHTPGGRRVLSARRLKGRHKLTV from the coding sequence ATGCCCAAGCGTACTTGGCAACCAAAAAAAAGACGTCGTCAACGACGCCACGGGTTCATGCACCGCATGCACACTCCTGGTGGTCGCAGAGTTCTTAGTGCGCGCCGCTTAAAGGGCCGCCATAAGCTGACCGTATAG
- a CDS encoding YidC/Oxa1 family membrane protein insertase, which yields MEFLGLIWNELITKPMTNSLLGLYVLLGANLGIAIIAFTVIVRALTYPLVVRQLRQMKRMQSLQPRIKEINEKYKSNPQLRGQETMKVYKETGVNPVGCLGPLVIQMPIFIGLFWAINGVLPFTPENLAGLSGKLYSWLPLLDSVVPVNRAFLGMDLALEPMRAGSTLGFILVGLSGLSMYVQQKMSQVSTSDPAQQSTQRMMLFMFPVMFGMFSLFFPLGLVIYWVASTLIGIVMQYFVTGWGGLIPQSTASEGNSSPKLGPTLGGYIQDKEEGNGGPEPNPLSEDSGRSDRARDSRARRRPRRNRGRRN from the coding sequence ATGGAATTTTTGGGCCTGATTTGGAATGAATTAATTACCAAACCCATGACGAACAGTCTATTGGGCCTCTACGTACTACTAGGCGCAAATTTAGGCATAGCAATTATTGCTTTCACCGTAATCGTTCGGGCACTTACCTATCCCTTAGTTGTCCGTCAGTTACGTCAAATGAAACGCATGCAAAGCCTTCAGCCTCGGATCAAGGAAATCAACGAAAAATACAAATCTAACCCCCAGCTTCGTGGCCAAGAGACCATGAAAGTTTACAAAGAAACAGGTGTTAATCCTGTTGGGTGTTTAGGCCCCTTAGTAATTCAAATGCCTATATTTATAGGGCTTTTTTGGGCAATTAATGGTGTACTACCGTTTACTCCAGAGAATTTGGCTGGCCTATCTGGGAAATTATATTCTTGGTTACCTTTACTGGATTCAGTAGTACCTGTTAATCGTGCGTTCCTTGGAATGGACCTCGCGCTCGAGCCAATGCGCGCAGGGAGTACTTTAGGTTTCATTCTTGTAGGGCTTTCTGGCTTAAGTATGTACGTGCAGCAAAAAATGAGCCAAGTTTCCACATCTGACCCTGCACAACAAAGTACGCAGCGAATGATGCTATTTATGTTCCCCGTCATGTTTGGGATGTTCAGTTTATTTTTCCCTCTCGGGCTGGTGATTTATTGGGTAGCATCTACTCTAATTGGAATAGTTATGCAGTATTTCGTAACAGGCTGGGGAGGATTGATACCTCAGTCAACTGCATCCGAAGGAAATTCATCTCCAAAGCTAGGTCCAACGCTTGGGGGATATATACAAGATAAGGAGGAAGGCAATGGAGGACCAGAGCCTAATCCGCTCAGCGAAGACAGTGGAAGAAGCGATAGAGCTCGCGACTCTCGAGCTCGGCGTAGGCCGAGACGAAATAGAGGTCGACGTAATTAG